The Desulfonatronum lacustre DSM 10312 region TCCAGCCGTCCAGGGACTCAGCGGCCTTCAGGCCGCTGAGAATGGCCCGGCCGATCTTGGACGGCCCGGTGAGCACGTCCCCGGCCACGAAGACACCTTCGAACTTGGTCATCTGCAGCCAGCCATGGCCGTCCTTGGAAATGTCCTCCAGGCGCAGCTCCCTGGGAAAGGGGTTGGTGGGCACCTCGCCGATGGCCGCCACCACCAAGTCCACGTCCAGCTCCTGTTCCCGTGTTTCCTCGCCTTGGGTGAAAACCAGTCGCCGGGCTTTACCATCCCCGACGATTCGCTTCGGGGAGGTTCGTTCCACCCAACGCACCCCGCGCTGACGCAGGAGCTTGATCTCCATCCGTCCGGCCGGGGCCTCGTCCACCGTCTTGCGGTAGAGCAGGGTGATTTCCTCGGCTCCCAGGCGCAAGCAGCTTTGAACCACGTCCACCGCGGACAATCCCGCGCCGATCACCGCCACCCGTTGTCCTTCGACTTTTGGAGGGGCGACCAGGGGCGTCTGGGTCGGGGATTGAGTCATCTTGCAGGCCCGCAAGGGAAAGAGAAACTCCAGTGACGTATAGACTCCGGACAGGTCTTCGCCGGGGATGTTCAGTCGTCGCGGTCGCCAACTGCCGGTGCAGATCAGCACGGCAGCGCATTCATGCAGCAGTTCGGACAGACTGACCATTTCGTCCACGAATTCATCCCCGGACTCGCAGACCTTGTCCTGGGTGCAGATCTTCGTACAGAAATGGAACCGCACGCCGTACTCCTCGGCAAGCTTTTCAGCGGCGTCCTCGATGCGCCGGGCCGGAATCCGGAAGCCGGGAATGCCGAAGACAAGCAGTCCACCGGCCTTGGGCAATTTGTCGTAGACATGCACCTCATACCCGGCGCAAGCCAGCCAGCCGGCCGCGGACAACCCGGCCGGCCCGGACCCGACCACCGCCGCCTTCAACCCGTTGGGCGGAGGCGGCGCGGAACAGAGAAACGCGTAGTTCATGGTGTTCATTGGCATTGATCCTCTTGAGAAAACGGCTATCAGTCCGTTGAAAAACTCCCAATTGCTTCGTCACCGCAAAAAATCCAAACTCTCCCGTATCACAACTACGACCTTGAACTTTTTTTGCTCCTTGCTCTTGGGGTTTTTGAACGAACTGCCGAGAAGGACTTTTCAACATTCAGCTATCGTTCGATAATGAGACGAAATAGAGGCTGCTGGATAACCTACTCCTTCTTTGCTAGATTGCAAGGCTGTTGGCGCTATTGCGCGGTGAGCGGCCTGAGTGGAAGGATATGCGTCCTCTACGGAGCGGGCCGCCCGTAATCCCTGATCATAACCTCAAGAAGGAGATGCAAATGTCCAAGGACAAATTGCCGAAGAATTTTCAGAAGTTGCAGCAGAATCATCCCGACTTCATGGCCGCCGTGGGCAATCTGGGCAAGGCCGTGCGCGAGGCCGGTCCGCTGGATGAGAAGACCATCAACCTGCTCCAGATGGCCGCAGCCGCGGCTCTGCGCATGGAAGGGGCGGTGCACAGCCATGCCCGCCGGGCCATGACCGCCGGGGCCACGGAAGTGGAAGTGCGCCACGCCCTGATCGTGCTCACCTCGACCATTGGCTTTCCGGCCGTGGCCACGGCCACGAGTTGGGTCAACGACGTGAGCGAAGATTAAAAAAAACGAAAACGGAACCTGGAGGCGAAATGCAACGGCACGACGTGATCGTCATCGGATCCGGAACGGCCGGGTATACAGCGGCCCATGCCTGTCGCAAGGCCGGAAAGAGCGTCCTGGTGGTGGACAAGCGGCCCTTTGGCGGAACCTGCGCCATGCGCGGCTGCCAGCCCAAGAAGATTCTGGTGGCCGCGGTTCAGGCCGTGCATGGGGCCAATGCCCTGCACGGGCAGGGCGTGACCGGAGAAAGCCGCTTGGATTGGCCTTCCTTGATGCGCTTCAAACGCGACTTCACCGATGCCGTGCCCCAGGGTACGGAGCAGGGCTTCCTGGACGCCGGGATGCGCACGGCCCACGGTCTGGCCACGTTCGTTGGCCCTCGCCGATTGCGGATCGGAGAAGAGGAGCATGAAGCCGGGCATATCGTCATCGCCGCCGGGGCCGTACCCAGAAAACTGAAGATTCCCGGCGACGAGGTGCTGCTGGACAGCGACGTTTTCCTGGAACTGGACGCGCTTCCGGAAAGCATCGCCTTCGTGGGCGGCGGATTCGTCTGCTTTGAATTCGCCTTTATCTGCGCCCTGGCCGGGGTGCGCACCACGGTCATCCATCGCGGCGACCGCTTTCTGCGCAACTTTGACCCGGACCTGGTGGCCTTGCTTATGGAGGCCGGCAAGGCTCGGGGGATCGAGTTTCTGCCCGAAACCAACGTTGTCGCGGTGCGCAGGGATGGACGCGATATCGTGCTTGACCTGGACGGGTCAGGGCCGACGTCCCTGCGTGTTCAATCGGCCGTGGCCGCCGTCGGGCGGGTGCCGGACCTGGACGGGCTGGGGCTGGACGTTGCCGGAGTCAGCGAAACCCCGAGAGGGATCAGCGTGAACGCCTTCATGCAAAGCGTCTCCAACCCGGCTGTGTATGCCGTGGGCGACGCTGCGGATGCGCCGTTCGCCCTGGCCACCACCGCGGACATGGAGGCCGAGACCGCGGCGACCAACATTCTTCAGGGCAACACCACCGAGGCGGACCACGTAGCCGTTCCCAGCGTCGTGTTTTCTGTTCCGTCCCTGGCCACCGTGGGCATGAGCGAGAAGCAGGCCCGCCAGGCCTCAGTGGAGCAAGGCTTCAAGCTCACCGTGAATACCGCCGACGCCACGGGCTGGATGACCTCCCGGCGTATCGGCCAGAAGCACGCGGCCTACAAGGTCATCCTGAACAAGGACGCCGGAACGATCCTGGGAGCGCACCTGCTGGGCCACAACGCCGGGGAGATGATCAATATTCTGGCCCTGGCCATCAAGTTCGGCCTGACCAGAACGCAGCTCAAAAGCCTGCTCTGGGCCTACCCGACCCATGTTTCGGACATCAAGTACATGATTTGATCGGGATGGTTCAAAACCTGTTGACATTGGAAGAATTAAACCGCCCGCTTCGCTCAGGACACGGAGGACGCCAAGAAGAGATTTTGCCTTCCGCTGGGTAACTACTTAGTACATTTTGTGTCCGATCTTGCTCCGGCAATCGGTGTCGGGGTCGGCGCTTCGCTATCGGAGTCGGAATCGAAACAGGAGGAATTTAGAACGCATCCCAGCGTTTTCGATCCCGATCCCGATTCCGACCCCGGCAACAGAATTACTCTGTGCTGAGTAGTTACTCCGCTGGAGAGATGCGGAAGGCAAAAGGCTCGCCGCCTATCGGCGATCTTTTCCTTTGCGTCCCTGGCGTCCTGAGCGACCATCGGGAGCGGGCGGTTCGTCTGAATGCCTGTAACGATCAGACCCGGCCCAAAGCCCCAACCACCGCGCGCATGAAGGCCGGCAGATCGTCCGGGGTGCGGCTGGTGATCAGGCCTCCGTCCTCCACGACCTCCTGGTCCACCCAGTTTGCTCCGGCATGGATCAGGTCGTCCTTGATGGCGAAATACGAGGTCACTGTGCGGCCCTGAAGGATCTTGGCCGAGGCCAGCATCCAGCCGGCGTGGCAGATGGCGGCCACGACCTTGCCCTGGTTGGTCAGTTCCCGGACCAGCGAAACCATGGCCGGGTCGCGGCGCATGAAGTCCGGGGCGTACCCCCCGGGAATGACCAGCCCGGCGAACTCCGCCGGGTTCAGATCCTTGGCCGCGGCCGTGCTTTTGGCTGTGGTTCCGACCTTGCTGGAATAGACCACCCCGGCCTTGGCGCCGACCACCTCCACATGAGCCCCGGTTTCCAGGAGCCGGTAGTAGGGGTAGATGAACTCGTAATCATTGAACAGTTCCGCGACCATGATCATGACCTTCTTGCCGGACAGTTCCATATTCTCCTCCAGTGTCACCGCGCGAACGCGGGTTGTGGTTGCGTGACGCTTTTTCCAAAACACCGCCACGGTATCCCAAAACAGATCGAGTCGCAAAATGCGTGTTTTTTCTTCACGAATTTTGTTGACAGCTGATGTGAAAGCCTTGGTTATATTAACCTTTCACAGCTCTGCCTATTGACAAATACTCTATTTTTTGATCAATCCTGACCCCTGACCCCTGACCCCTGACCCCTGACCCCTGACCCCTGACCCCTGACCCCTGACCCCTGACCCCTGACCCCTGACCCCTGACTTTCCAATAGAATTATGTCCAAACTCACCATTCATGCCCTGACCAAGTCTTACGGCGGTCGGGATATTTTCAAGGATTTCAATCTGGAAATCGTCGGCGGAACCCGCCTGGCGGTGGTCGGCGCCAACGGCGCGGGCAAATCCACCTTGCTGCGCATTCTGGCCGGAGAATCCCACCCCGACAGCGGACGGGTGATTTTTTCCACCGGGGCGCGTCTGGGGTACGTGGCCCAGGAACTGGACGCGGGCGACCTGGAGCGCGGGCTGTTGCCCTGGGTCATGGACGCCCTGCCGTCCTGGGCCGGGTTTTGGCATCGCTGGGAAGAGGCTGTTCAGCGCCGGGATGAAGCGGCCTTGAAGAATCTGGCCGAGGAGCAGACCGTGCTGGAGCACCAGCTCGGCTACAGCCCGGAACACCGGGCCAAGACCATCCTCTGCGGCCTGGGCTTTGCCGATGCCGATCTGGGCAAGCCGCTGCAAGCCCTGAGCGGGGGCTGGCGGGAGCGGGCCAAGCTGGCCCGGGTGCTCACCGCCGGGGCGGACGTGCTGCTTCTGGACGAGCCCACCAACCACCTGGACCTGGAGGCCGTGACCTGGCTGGAGGAATATCTGCTCGGGTTTGACGGCGTCCTGATTTTTGTGGCCCATGACCGGGTCTTTCTGGACAAGGTGGCCACCCAGACCCTGTATTTAGGCGAAGCCAAGCCTATTCTCCGGCCCGGCACGTTTTCCGAATTCCTGGCCTGGCGGGAAGAGATGGAGCAGCAGTG contains the following coding sequences:
- a CDS encoding FAD-dependent oxidoreductase, which translates into the protein MNTMNYAFLCSAPPPPNGLKAAVVGSGPAGLSAAGWLACAGYEVHVYDKLPKAGGLLVFGIPGFRIPARRIEDAAEKLAEEYGVRFHFCTKICTQDKVCESGDEFVDEMVSLSELLHECAAVLICTGSWRPRRLNIPGEDLSGVYTSLEFLFPLRACKMTQSPTQTPLVAPPKVEGQRVAVIGAGLSAVDVVQSCLRLGAEEITLLYRKTVDEAPAGRMEIKLLRQRGVRWVERTSPKRIVGDGKARRLVFTQGEETREQELDVDLVVAAIGEVPTNPFPRELRLEDISKDGHGWLQMTKFEGVFVAGDVLTGPSKIGRAILSGLKAAESLDGWIKAHPLDAAPPRGEMAGETTGDTKNKASRKEVADV
- a CDS encoding carboxymuconolactone decarboxylase family protein yields the protein MSKDKLPKNFQKLQQNHPDFMAAVGNLGKAVREAGPLDEKTINLLQMAAAAALRMEGAVHSHARRAMTAGATEVEVRHALIVLTSTIGFPAVATATSWVNDVSED
- a CDS encoding dihydrolipoyl dehydrogenase family protein, coding for MQRHDVIVIGSGTAGYTAAHACRKAGKSVLVVDKRPFGGTCAMRGCQPKKILVAAVQAVHGANALHGQGVTGESRLDWPSLMRFKRDFTDAVPQGTEQGFLDAGMRTAHGLATFVGPRRLRIGEEEHEAGHIVIAAGAVPRKLKIPGDEVLLDSDVFLELDALPESIAFVGGGFVCFEFAFICALAGVRTTVIHRGDRFLRNFDPDLVALLMEAGKARGIEFLPETNVVAVRRDGRDIVLDLDGSGPTSLRVQSAVAAVGRVPDLDGLGLDVAGVSETPRGISVNAFMQSVSNPAVYAVGDAADAPFALATTADMEAETAATNILQGNTTEADHVAVPSVVFSVPSLATVGMSEKQARQASVEQGFKLTVNTADATGWMTSRRIGQKHAAYKVILNKDAGTILGAHLLGHNAGEMINILALAIKFGLTRTQLKSLLWAYPTHVSDIKYMI
- a CDS encoding type 1 glutamine amidotransferase domain-containing protein produces the protein MELSGKKVMIMVAELFNDYEFIYPYYRLLETGAHVEVVGAKAGVVYSSKVGTTAKSTAAAKDLNPAEFAGLVIPGGYAPDFMRRDPAMVSLVRELTNQGKVVAAICHAGWMLASAKILQGRTVTSYFAIKDDLIHAGANWVDQEVVEDGGLITSRTPDDLPAFMRAVVGALGRV